GAGTCCCGAAGGCGCTAAAGAAGGTATCATCGCTCTCCAGTTACACGCCGGGCCGCCAATGAAAGTGGAGTTCCGCAACATCCGCATCAAAGAGCTTCCGTAGCCTGCGCGATGTGGGCGGAACGGATTTCGCAGCCTCACCAATGACCACGAACGAACCGCCGTTCGATCCCTACCGCAAATGGTTGGGCATCCCGCCGGAAGAACAGCCGCCGAACTATTATCGGCTGCTGGGGATTCCGCTGTTTGAAGGCGATCCCGACGTGATCATCAATGCCGCCGACCGCCAGATCGGTCATGTACGGCGTTTCCAAGCGGGAAAGTACGCCGATGCGTGCCAGCGAATTCTCAATGAGCTGGCCGCTGCCCGGGTGTGTCTGCTCGATCCGGTCCGCAAACGAGAGTACGACCAACGGTTGTTTTTCGAATTGCAACGGCGTGGCGTGCCGTTACCGCTTCCGGTGGCGCAGCCGCTTCCTCAGGAGCCCTCATTTGCGGGGCTGGGAGCCGAGAATCCGATCACTTCTTTTTCTTCTCCAGACATGTCCGCGCCGCAACCAGCGGTGGGCATTCCTGCAGAGCGTGTCCCGGTTACCGTCCTCTTGAGACGCCGTCGCCGGGACATCTGGAAAGACCCCGCGGTGGCATTGGGACTGGGAGTCCTCTTTCTGCTGGTCTGCGTGCTGGCCATTCTGGTGATTTTTCGGAAAGAATTGCTCGGCATGTGAGCTTCCCCTTGAGTGTAGAATAGATGGCAGATGACGGCGCGGATTGGTGAGTCTTTGCCGCACGAAAGGGCGTGACCTGTGGCCCGATTCCCTTCACCTTCGCGAGACCTTTCCGGGCAAACTGTTGGAGACTTCCGGGTTCTGCGGCGCCTCGGTGTGGGCGCAATGGCGGATGTCTATCTGGCCGAGCAAATTTCCCTCCGTCGGCAGGTGGCGCTGAAGGTTCTTCGGCCGGAACTGGCCAGCGATTCCACCTATCTGGAGCGATTCCGTCGGGAAGCTCAGGCGGCCGCGAAACTCGTCCACGCCAATATTGTGCAAATCTTTGAAGTCGGCTCAGAGGACGATATCCACTACATCGCGATGGAGTATGTGCCGGGGGTTAACCTCCGGCAATGGCTCCAGAAGAATGGTCCCGCCGAGTTGCGAACAGCGCTCATCATCATGCGGCAGGTGGCGGCGGCCCTCGCCAAGGCAGCCGAAGAAGGGATCGTCCATCGGGACATCAAACCGGAAAACATCCTTATCACCCGCAATCTCGAGGTCAAGGTTGCAGACTTTGGACTCGCCCGAGTCAGACCGACAGAGCAGGGCCTGGAGCTCACTCGGGTGGGGATGACGATGGGCACGCCCCTGTACATGAGCCCGGAACAGATCCAGGGCAAGCCGCTGGATATTCGCAGTGACATCTATTCTTTCGGTGTGACGTGCTATCAACTGCTCACCGGCGAGCCCCCATTCAAGGGCGATAACGCCATGGTGGTGGGGGTGATGCACCTCACCAGAGAACCCGAGCCGCTGGAAAACAAGCGGCCGGATCTTCCCCGGGCGCTCTGTCAGGTGATTCATCGGATGCTGGCCAAGGAACCGGAGAAGCGGTTTGCTTCTCCCAAGGCGCTCCTTGCGGAGCTTCGCAAAATATACGCTGAATACGTTGGAGAAAGCTGGCCAGAGGAACTTCCCGA
This is a stretch of genomic DNA from Thermogutta terrifontis. It encodes these proteins:
- a CDS encoding serine/threonine-protein kinase, whose product is MARFPSPSRDLSGQTVGDFRVLRRLGVGAMADVYLAEQISLRRQVALKVLRPELASDSTYLERFRREAQAAAKLVHANIVQIFEVGSEDDIHYIAMEYVPGVNLRQWLQKNGPAELRTALIIMRQVAAALAKAAEEGIVHRDIKPENILITRNLEVKVADFGLARVRPTEQGLELTRVGMTMGTPLYMSPEQIQGKPLDIRSDIYSFGVTCYQLLTGEPPFKGDNAMVVGVMHLTREPEPLENKRPDLPRALCQVIHRMLAKEPEKRFASPKALLAELRKIYAEYVGESWPEELPDLETGEWSVALSTPAIRQLEEAMKAAPPPAKNRRWIWAAALAGFWALAMGVGLLVGYYRIHEPPLLAETTSPPRLNVPKYDTIFGQWLHASQLGTEEAWRAVIEYFPDKVYWTSRAKMRLAQIYLREDRLEEALRLFQELAAMGDSEPELRAFGLAGIAGVYVLQKRYREAADALNQLWPMRDHLRDPLMRRLVDYAITTTREKLGPITAQEWDSWLKSLQNGSENAENRP